One Actinomadura viridis genomic region harbors:
- a CDS encoding serine hydrolase domain-containing protein, whose product MTTVEGTCDPAFSNVRDVFERGFAEGREVGAAVAVYAGGRKVVDLWGGVADHRTGRAWEAGTPCFAFSCTKAVTATAALLLAERGAYDVDGPVTDWWPEYGARGKEGTTAAHLLSHQAGLPAFARPVSAEEAADAPARAAELAAQEPEWTPGDGHGYHALTYGWLAGEIVRRLSGGRTVGEFAREEFTGDLDLWIGAPDAVIERAAKLTARRPKPDGGNTRKGAATRGSAPAREGASAGESGSGGGAEPGRAESGAAGRDGNVLARLAGAYTDPQSLLNRALNNPHPGKGGYNNPVVLRAGWPSAGMLATAPGLAGFYRDLVAGRVLKPETLRDALKPRVSGPDRTMLVDSAFGLGYMRPAVTFLTPAAGRDSAFGHTGAGGSIGLGDPEAGLALAYLPNLMGDTLSGDLRAYGLVEAAYSALAS is encoded by the coding sequence ATGACGACAGTCGAGGGCACGTGCGATCCGGCCTTCTCGAACGTGCGGGACGTCTTCGAACGGGGCTTCGCCGAGGGCCGCGAGGTCGGCGCCGCCGTGGCGGTGTACGCCGGCGGGCGCAAGGTGGTGGACCTGTGGGGCGGCGTGGCCGACCACCGCACCGGGCGGGCGTGGGAGGCCGGTACGCCCTGCTTCGCCTTCTCCTGCACCAAGGCCGTGACGGCGACCGCCGCGCTGCTGCTGGCCGAGCGCGGCGCGTACGACGTCGACGGGCCGGTGACGGACTGGTGGCCCGAGTACGGGGCGCGCGGCAAGGAGGGGACGACGGCCGCCCACCTGCTGTCCCACCAGGCGGGCCTCCCCGCGTTCGCGCGGCCGGTGTCGGCCGAGGAGGCCGCGGACGCCCCGGCGCGGGCGGCCGAGCTCGCCGCGCAGGAGCCGGAGTGGACGCCGGGCGACGGGCACGGCTACCACGCGCTGACCTACGGGTGGCTGGCCGGTGAGATCGTCCGACGCCTGTCGGGCGGGCGTACGGTCGGCGAGTTCGCCCGGGAGGAGTTCACCGGTGATCTGGACCTGTGGATCGGCGCCCCCGACGCCGTCATCGAGCGGGCCGCCAAGCTGACCGCGCGCCGCCCGAAGCCGGACGGCGGGAACACGAGGAAGGGCGCTGCCACCAGGGGGAGCGCCCCCGCCAGAGAGGGCGCATCCGCCGGCGAATCCGGGTCCGGCGGCGGCGCCGAGCCCGGCAGGGCCGAATCCGGCGCGGCCGGTCGCGATGGCAACGTCCTCGCCCGCCTGGCCGGTGCGTACACCGATCCGCAGAGTCTCCTCAACCGGGCGCTGAACAACCCGCACCCCGGGAAGGGCGGTTACAACAACCCCGTGGTGCTGCGGGCCGGCTGGCCGTCGGCCGGGATGCTGGCCACGGCCCCGGGGCTGGCGGGCTTCTACCGGGACCTGGTCGCGGGACGCGTCCTCAAGCCGGAGACGCTGCGCGACGCCCTCAAGCCGCGGGTGAGCGGGCCGGACCGCACGATGCTGGTCGACAGCGCCTTCGGCCTCGGCTACATGCGTCCCGCCGTCACCTTCCTCACTCCGGCGGCCGGGCGGGATTCCGCGTTCGGGCACACGGGGGCCGGAGGTTCCATCGGTCTGGGCGACCCCGAGGCCGGCCTCGCCCTGGCCTACCTCCCCAACCTCATGGGCGACACCCTGTCGGGCGACCTGCGCGCCTACGGGCTCGTGGAGGCCGCCTACTCGGCCCTGGCCTCCTGA
- the glyA gene encoding serine hydroxymethyltransferase translates to MTSELAPWASPTARARIAEVAGGITDLSPEGVTETVRGALRDHARSFDAEGIVLYAGTNVMSPAARAVSDPPVGGRPSMGWPGEKYQAGLDALDTLEVLTPTVVARLLGARFAEVRSHSATMANLAVYSALTRPGDTIAVLPERAGGHTSHHAEGAPGVRGLRVADLPYDADAFDVDLAALPGFLARERPRLVVIGASLLLFPHDVAGIAAAVADAGAVLLYDASHMAGLVAAGRFQRPLAEGAQVLTFSTYKSFGGPPGGVIATDDPELAERLSAAVFPGLTANYDAGRLAPLAVTAAEIMADGGGYADRCVAAARALAAALQDQGFTVAGAARGFTDSHHVAVDVADLGGGRAAMTRLAGAGIYLSAIGLPWQEPGEPDRGLRIGTQEIVRRGFGPADLEAVAALMGDVLLRGADPASVRKSAAELRREIAAR, encoded by the coding sequence ATGACCAGTGAGCTGGCGCCCTGGGCGTCGCCGACCGCGCGGGCCCGGATCGCGGAGGTCGCCGGGGGGATCACCGATCTCTCGCCGGAGGGCGTGACCGAAACCGTGCGCGGCGCCCTGCGTGACCACGCCCGGAGCTTCGACGCCGAGGGGATCGTGCTCTACGCGGGCACCAACGTGATGAGCCCCGCCGCCCGGGCGGTGAGCGACCCGCCGGTGGGCGGCCGGCCCAGCATGGGCTGGCCGGGCGAGAAGTACCAGGCGGGCCTGGACGCGCTGGACACCCTGGAGGTGCTCACCCCGACGGTGGTCGCCCGGCTGCTCGGCGCGCGGTTCGCCGAGGTGCGCAGCCACAGCGCCACCATGGCCAACCTGGCGGTGTACTCGGCGCTCACCCGGCCCGGCGACACCATCGCGGTGCTGCCCGAACGCGCCGGCGGCCACACCAGCCACCACGCCGAGGGCGCCCCCGGCGTGCGGGGCCTGCGCGTCGCCGACCTGCCGTACGACGCGGACGCCTTCGACGTGGACCTGGCGGCGCTGCCCGGCTTCCTCGCCCGCGAACGGCCCCGCCTCGTCGTGATCGGTGCGAGCCTGCTGCTCTTCCCGCACGACGTCGCCGGGATCGCCGCGGCCGTCGCCGACGCGGGGGCGGTGCTGCTGTACGACGCGTCCCACATGGCCGGGCTGGTGGCGGCCGGCCGGTTCCAGCGGCCCCTGGCCGAGGGTGCCCAGGTGCTGACGTTCTCCACCTACAAGTCGTTCGGGGGCCCGCCCGGCGGCGTGATCGCCACCGACGACCCCGAGCTGGCCGAACGGCTGTCGGCCGCGGTCTTCCCCGGCCTCACCGCCAACTACGACGCCGGCCGGCTCGCCCCGCTGGCGGTCACGGCGGCCGAGATCATGGCGGACGGCGGCGGGTACGCCGACCGCTGCGTCGCCGCCGCCCGCGCCCTGGCCGCGGCCCTCCAGGACCAGGGGTTCACCGTCGCGGGAGCGGCCCGCGGCTTCACCGACTCCCACCATGTCGCGGTGGACGTCGCGGACCTGGGCGGCGGCCGGGCGGCGATGACGCGGCTGGCCGGCGCGGGAATCTACCTCAGCGCGATCGGGCTGCCCTGGCAGGAGCCCGGCGAGCCCGACCGGGGGCTGCGGATCGGCACCCAGGAGATCGTCCGGCGCGGGTTCGGGCCCGCCGACCTGGAGGCCGTCGCCGCCCTCATGGGCGACGTCCTGCTGCGCGGCGCCGACCCCGCCTCCGTCCGCAAGTCGGCGGCGGAGCTCCGGCGGGAGATCGCCGCCCGCTGA
- a CDS encoding AMP-binding protein, whose amino-acid sequence MSVHRLTLGDVLGEHRRGRPLGTAVVDGDVRLTYPELDDRVGRLAGALAADGVGAGARVLWLGQNSFRVLEMLLACGRLGAIFCPANWRQSPDELAHVLDDLAPAVVVWEESEAVEKARGQVSLDARWVASGEEYEAYVRAALPAPETEVPADSPVLALYTAAFDGRPNAALLSHSALIAHSMALLHVRQMEDGFTFLACGPLFHVGTMMFTLATFQIGGTLVFTPAYEPAEVCRLIEAERCTQAFLFGPMIDGLVEANKDRAHDLSSLRFVSHSPEWDKMITVDDSPWCASRMGGYGQTEVGGMLTFLGLGMGGAGYAGRSSPLVHVRLLDAEGNEVGPGEVGEICARGLSLFSGYWNRPELNEAKTAGGWHHTGDLGRREPDGTITFIGPRLRMIKSANENIYPAEVERALKSHPAIADAAVIGVPDDRFGQSPKAVVVLAEGASATAEEIIEHVRGEIASYKKPRHVEFAESIPKKGYTPDYDALDERYGGGAYPGA is encoded by the coding sequence ATGTCCGTACACCGGCTCACACTCGGGGACGTTCTCGGCGAGCACCGGCGCGGCCGGCCGCTGGGCACCGCCGTCGTCGACGGCGACGTCCGGCTGACCTATCCCGAGCTGGACGACCGGGTGGGCCGCCTGGCCGGCGCGCTGGCCGCCGACGGCGTCGGGGCCGGCGCCCGCGTGCTGTGGCTCGGGCAGAACTCCTTCCGGGTCCTGGAGATGCTGCTGGCCTGCGGCCGGCTCGGCGCGATCTTCTGCCCGGCCAACTGGCGGCAGAGCCCCGACGAGCTGGCCCACGTCCTGGACGACCTCGCTCCGGCGGTGGTCGTCTGGGAGGAGTCCGAGGCGGTCGAGAAGGCCCGCGGCCAGGTCTCCCTGGACGCGCGCTGGGTCGCCTCCGGCGAGGAGTACGAGGCGTACGTCCGGGCGGCGCTCCCCGCCCCCGAGACCGAGGTGCCCGCCGACTCCCCCGTGCTGGCCCTCTACACCGCCGCGTTCGACGGCCGCCCCAACGCCGCGCTGCTCAGCCACTCGGCCCTGATCGCGCACAGCATGGCGCTGCTGCACGTCCGGCAGATGGAGGACGGTTTCACCTTCCTCGCCTGCGGCCCGCTGTTCCACGTGGGCACGATGATGTTCACGCTGGCCACGTTCCAGATCGGCGGCACGCTCGTGTTCACCCCGGCCTACGAGCCGGCCGAGGTCTGCCGCCTGATCGAGGCGGAACGGTGCACCCAGGCGTTCCTGTTCGGGCCGATGATCGACGGGCTGGTGGAGGCCAACAAGGACCGCGCCCACGACCTGTCCTCGCTGCGCTTCGTCTCGCACTCCCCCGAGTGGGACAAGATGATCACGGTGGACGACAGCCCCTGGTGCGCGTCCAGGATGGGCGGTTACGGGCAGACCGAGGTCGGCGGGATGCTGACCTTCCTCGGCCTGGGCATGGGCGGCGCGGGCTACGCGGGCCGCTCCTCCCCCCTGGTCCACGTCCGGCTGCTGGACGCCGAGGGGAACGAGGTCGGGCCGGGCGAGGTCGGCGAGATCTGCGCGCGCGGCCTGAGCCTCTTCTCCGGCTACTGGAACCGGCCGGAGCTGAACGAGGCGAAGACGGCGGGCGGCTGGCACCACACCGGGGACCTGGGGCGCCGCGAGCCGGACGGCACGATCACCTTCATCGGCCCCCGCCTCCGCATGATCAAGTCGGCGAACGAGAACATCTACCCGGCCGAGGTCGAGCGCGCGCTGAAGTCCCATCCCGCGATCGCCGACGCCGCCGTGATCGGCGTCCCCGACGACCGCTTCGGCCAGTCGCCCAAGGCCGTGGTCGTGCTGGCGGAAGGCGCCTCGGCCACCGCCGAGGAGATCATCGAGCATGTCCGCGGTGAGATCGCCTCGTACAAGAAGCCGCGGCACGTGGAGTTCGCCGAGTCGATCCCGAAGAAGGGCTACACGCCCGACTACGACGCCCTCGACGAGCGCTACGGCGGCGGCGCCTACCCCGGCGCCTGA
- a CDS encoding thiolase C-terminal domain-containing protein, producing the protein MTALSRASGRTVLQLAAEACRAALADAAGYTGGTVRPDAVLSYHLNDSAPVLYLARSLGLHEIGWHNEILGGGTQSASILADAAMLVDSGLAGTVLVYRALNGRSGKRMNTLGLKLGEGTEEQFTHPYGMAGPVHQFALAGRRYLHDTGLAERHTHAVVAQSRAHAAGNPRALRREPLDLPAYLDDPMVASPLRRLDCCQETDGACALVVTAAGRAPAAPRIHAVVRGGGPGASAMDKAGDVTRIFSSYVAPPLYAAAGMKPGDVDVALLYDAYSWLVPRQLEDFGLVPRADLDGVLSGREIAWNGSVPVNPHGGLLSEGYVHGLNNVAEAVRQLRRTGTNQVGDAAVALCTGFGGGYGSAALLTAA; encoded by the coding sequence ATGACCGCCCTCTCCCGCGCGTCCGGCCGCACGGTGCTGCAGCTCGCGGCCGAGGCGTGCCGGGCGGCACTCGCCGACGCCGCCGGGTACACCGGCGGCACCGTCCGTCCGGACGCGGTCCTGAGCTACCACCTCAACGACTCGGCCCCCGTCCTCTACCTGGCCCGGTCCCTGGGCCTGCACGAGATCGGGTGGCACAACGAGATCCTCGGCGGCGGCACGCAGAGCGCCTCGATCCTGGCCGACGCGGCGATGCTCGTCGACTCCGGCCTGGCCGGGACGGTCCTGGTCTACCGCGCGCTCAACGGGCGCTCGGGCAAGCGCATGAACACGCTCGGGCTGAAGCTGGGGGAGGGCACCGAGGAGCAGTTCACCCATCCGTACGGCATGGCCGGCCCCGTCCACCAGTTCGCCCTGGCCGGCCGGCGCTATCTCCATGACACCGGCCTGGCCGAGCGGCACACCCACGCCGTCGTGGCACAGTCGCGCGCGCACGCCGCGGGCAACCCCCGTGCCCTGCGGCGCGAACCGCTCGACCTGCCCGCCTACCTGGACGACCCCATGGTCGCCTCGCCGCTGCGCCGCCTGGACTGCTGCCAGGAGACCGACGGGGCCTGCGCGCTCGTCGTCACCGCGGCCGGCCGCGCGCCCGCCGCGCCCCGGATCCACGCGGTCGTCCGAGGGGGCGGCCCCGGCGCGTCCGCCATGGACAAGGCCGGGGACGTCACGAGGATCTTCTCGTCCTACGTCGCCCCGCCCCTCTACGCCGCCGCCGGGATGAAGCCGGGCGACGTCGACGTGGCGCTGCTCTACGACGCCTACAGCTGGCTCGTCCCCCGCCAGCTGGAGGATTTCGGCCTCGTCCCGCGCGCGGACCTGGACGGCGTCCTGAGCGGCCGGGAGATCGCCTGGAACGGGAGCGTCCCCGTAAACCCCCACGGCGGGCTGCTCTCCGAGGGGTACGTGCACGGGCTCAACAACGTGGCCGAGGCCGTCCGCCAGCTGCGCCGCACCGGGACCAACCAGGTCGGTGACGCGGCCGTGGCCCTGTGCACCGGATTCGGCGGCGGCTACGGCAGTGCCGCCCTGCTCACGGCCGCGTGA
- a CDS encoding Dabb family protein yields MSGFRHVVMFAWAEGTTTGQQEEVRARLAELPALIPEIGTLSLGFDAGVNDGNYDFVVVGEFADRDAYVAYRDHPAHRAVVDDYIKPILDRRASVQYEL; encoded by the coding sequence ATGAGCGGTTTCCGGCACGTCGTCATGTTCGCGTGGGCCGAGGGCACCACCACCGGCCAGCAGGAGGAGGTCAGGGCCAGGCTCGCCGAGCTGCCCGCGCTGATCCCCGAGATCGGCACGCTGAGCCTGGGCTTCGACGCCGGGGTGAACGACGGCAACTACGACTTCGTGGTGGTCGGGGAGTTCGCCGACCGCGACGCCTACGTGGCCTACCGCGACCACCCCGCGCACCGCGCCGTCGTGGACGACTACATCAAGCCGATCCTCGACCGGCGGGCCAGCGTCCAGTACGAGCTCTGA
- a CDS encoding flavodoxin family protein has protein sequence MRRLLIVHHTPSPALQAMFEAVRAGATTDEIEGVEVVARPALAGSAADVLAADGYLLGTPVNLGYMSGALKHFFDLVYYPCLEATVRRPYAAYLHGNNDATGALRALESITTGLKWRAVYPPVVVTGEPGKDDLDRCWELGATVAAELGTV, from the coding sequence ATGAGAAGGCTGCTGATCGTCCATCACACGCCCTCGCCCGCGCTCCAGGCGATGTTCGAGGCGGTGCGCGCGGGCGCCACGACCGACGAGATCGAGGGCGTGGAGGTCGTGGCGCGCCCGGCGCTGGCCGGCTCGGCGGCCGACGTGCTGGCGGCCGACGGCTACCTGCTGGGCACGCCGGTAAACCTGGGGTACATGTCGGGCGCGCTCAAGCATTTCTTCGACCTGGTGTACTACCCGTGCCTGGAGGCGACCGTGCGGCGGCCGTACGCCGCGTACCTGCACGGCAACAACGACGCCACGGGCGCCCTGCGCGCGCTGGAGTCGATCACCACCGGGCTGAAGTGGCGGGCCGTCTACCCGCCCGTGGTGGTGACCGGCGAGCCCGGCAAGGACGATCTGGACCGCTGCTGGGAGCTGGGCGCGACCGTGGCCGCCGAGCTCGGCACCGTCTGA
- a CDS encoding cyclase family protein, with protein MLDEPGNWGRWGADDERGALNLLTPETVVAAAGCVREGRALSLSLPIRGATSSPAPTTVPHLRGRPLPQHFMSVDGGDYAAGARAIGAGLRMADDALVVTPHGTTTHMDALCHMWSGDRLYNGHPADRVRSYGATRCGIDKAGPVIARGVFFDVPAVRGLSHLGARDRVEPADLEACLDGTGVELRAGDVAVIRTGWPLVWREEGPDGYWAGQPGLSADAGRWLAERDVCVVASDNAAIGGLNERQLADEDLADDLHMILLWRHGIHLVEMLWLEELAEAGRIDFLFVAAPLRIEGGTASPVNPVAVL; from the coding sequence ATGCTCGATGAGCCAGGCAACTGGGGACGGTGGGGTGCCGATGACGAACGCGGCGCCCTCAACCTCCTCACTCCCGAGACGGTGGTGGCGGCGGCCGGATGCGTCCGGGAGGGACGGGCGCTGAGCCTGTCCCTGCCGATCCGGGGAGCGACGTCCTCCCCGGCCCCCACGACCGTTCCGCACCTGCGCGGACGGCCGCTGCCCCAGCACTTCATGTCGGTGGACGGGGGCGACTACGCGGCGGGGGCCCGCGCCATCGGCGCCGGATTGAGGATGGCCGACGACGCCCTGGTGGTGACCCCGCACGGCACGACCACCCACATGGACGCCCTGTGCCACATGTGGTCGGGCGATCGGCTCTACAACGGCCACCCCGCCGACCGGGTGCGTTCGTACGGGGCGACGCGCTGCGGCATCGACAAGGCCGGTCCCGTGATCGCCCGTGGCGTGTTCTTCGACGTCCCGGCCGTACGCGGCCTCTCCCATCTGGGCGCCCGGGACCGCGTCGAGCCCGCGGACCTGGAGGCCTGCCTGGACGGCACGGGCGTCGAGCTGCGCGCGGGCGACGTCGCGGTGATCCGTACGGGCTGGCCACTGGTCTGGAGGGAGGAGGGCCCGGACGGCTACTGGGCGGGGCAGCCGGGGCTCTCGGCGGACGCGGGACGCTGGCTGGCCGAGCGCGACGTGTGCGTGGTGGCGTCCGACAACGCGGCGATCGGCGGCCTGAACGAACGGCAGCTCGCCGACGAGGACCTCGCCGACGACCTGCACATGATCCTCCTGTGGCGGCACGGGATCCATCTCGTCGAGATGCTCTGGCTGGAGGAGCTGGCGGAGGCGGGCCGGATCGACTTCCTGTTCGTCGCGGCACCCCTGAGGATCGAGGGCGGCACCGCCAGCCCGGTCAACCCGGTCGCCGTCCTCTGA
- a CDS encoding TetR/AcrR family transcriptional regulator has translation MTTTTTNSGRPKARTSGEGGARRRGKGSPALASERREHLVRLAAELFAEKGFQATTVRNIADEAGILSGSLYHHFDSKESIVDEILSGFFREVMSAYRAAIDEGADPRETIAKLVRIAFGTLEPHRAAITVMQNDWNYLKGMERFAYLTDSEDEVEKMWVGTIKDGQEQGLFRSDIDPKLTYRMIRDTVWVAVRWFKPGGRLNAQGLAEHYIKVMFDGINTH, from the coding sequence GTGACGACCACGACCACGAATTCCGGACGACCCAAAGCCCGCACGAGCGGTGAGGGCGGTGCGCGCCGACGCGGCAAGGGCTCACCCGCCCTGGCCTCGGAGCGGCGGGAGCACCTGGTCAGGCTCGCGGCCGAGCTCTTCGCGGAAAAGGGATTCCAGGCCACCACCGTACGCAACATCGCCGACGAGGCCGGGATCCTCTCCGGCAGCCTCTACCACCACTTCGACTCCAAGGAGTCGATCGTCGACGAGATCCTCTCCGGGTTCTTCCGGGAGGTCATGTCGGCCTACCGTGCGGCCATCGACGAGGGCGCGGACCCCCGCGAGACCATCGCGAAGCTGGTCCGGATCGCCTTCGGCACGCTGGAGCCGCACCGGGCCGCCATCACGGTGATGCAGAACGACTGGAACTACCTCAAGGGCATGGAGCGCTTCGCCTACCTCACCGACTCCGAGGACGAGGTGGAGAAGATGTGGGTGGGCACCATCAAGGATGGCCAAGAGCAGGGGCTGTTCCGCTCCGACATCGACCCCAAGCTGACCTACCGGATGATCCGCGACACCGTGTGGGTGGCGGTGCGCTGGTTCAAGCCGGGCGGCCGGCTCAACGCGCAGGGCCTCGCCGAGCACTACATCAAGGTCATGTTCGACGGGATCAACACCCACTGA
- a CDS encoding LLM class flavin-dependent oxidoreductase, which translates to MKFSTFHLFHQFAGQSAKEVYDYQIEIVELLEELGFDGVWVAEHHFRDYGVVPNIFTLLANLAARTERLRLGTGIVVLPLHNPVHVAEEAAMVDLLSGGRLELGIGRGYQSIEFENFGLDLSEARDRFNESLDMLLGLWTRDDFEYKGRFHETRHPLTLMPKPVQRPHPPLHVAAVSPETVEMYAARGLPILADPAAPFKKIAKAAETWHATAAANGVDTTGVELVASRSVYVAPTLEQAREDQARFEEGFDRSRIFNLRSAPIDPGTGQAAKGFEFYQDRYLKGGSVDNEFRWNQLEIIGDPERVIAQIQTVRDMGYGNLMCDFGSTRELPIEEMKKVLRFFAAEVMPAFR; encoded by the coding sequence ATGAAATTCTCGACCTTCCACCTCTTCCACCAGTTCGCGGGACAGTCCGCGAAGGAGGTGTACGACTACCAGATCGAGATCGTCGAGTTGCTGGAGGAGCTCGGCTTCGACGGGGTGTGGGTCGCCGAGCACCACTTCCGCGACTACGGCGTGGTGCCCAACATCTTCACCCTGCTGGCGAACCTGGCGGCCCGTACCGAACGGCTCCGGCTGGGCACCGGCATCGTCGTGCTGCCGCTGCACAACCCCGTCCACGTGGCCGAGGAGGCCGCGATGGTGGACCTGCTGTCGGGCGGCCGGCTGGAGCTGGGCATCGGCCGCGGCTACCAGAGCATCGAGTTCGAGAACTTCGGGCTCGACCTGTCCGAGGCCCGCGACCGGTTCAACGAGTCGCTGGACATGCTGCTCGGCCTGTGGACCCGGGACGACTTCGAGTACAAGGGCCGCTTCCACGAGACCCGCCACCCGCTGACGCTGATGCCCAAGCCCGTCCAGCGCCCGCATCCGCCGCTGCACGTGGCCGCCGTCAGCCCCGAGACCGTGGAGATGTACGCGGCGCGCGGGCTGCCGATCCTGGCCGACCCGGCCGCCCCGTTCAAGAAGATCGCCAAGGCCGCGGAGACCTGGCACGCGACCGCCGCCGCCAACGGGGTGGACACCACCGGCGTCGAGCTGGTGGCCAGCCGGTCGGTGTACGTGGCGCCGACGCTGGAGCAGGCCCGCGAGGACCAGGCCCGGTTCGAGGAGGGCTTCGACCGCTCGCGCATCTTCAACCTGCGCAGCGCGCCGATCGACCCGGGCACCGGCCAGGCCGCCAAGGGCTTCGAGTTCTACCAGGACCGCTACCTCAAGGGCGGATCGGTGGACAACGAGTTCCGCTGGAACCAGCTGGAGATCATCGGCGACCCGGAACGGGTGATCGCCCAGATCCAGACGGTCCGGGACATGGGCTACGGCAACCTCATGTGCGACTTCGGCAGCACCAGGGAGCTCCCGATCGAGGAGATGAAGAAGGTCCTGAGGTTCTTCGCCGCGGAGGTCATGCCCGCCTTCCGCTGA
- a CDS encoding ankyrin repeat domain-containing protein produces MNDEELLVAAAKGDAAGVRDALQGGAALEARDSRGRTPLLLAAAADHVESAEVLVKAGADPDARDFQRDTAFLVTGSTGSVAMLRALLPAGPDPSLTNRHGEVALIPACARGHAAYVREVLRLAPMEVDHAGRSGRTGLLEAIVSGDGSRPYREIVRLLAEAGADVNLADGDGVSALRHALDAGQEEMAALLRDHGAR; encoded by the coding sequence GTGAACGACGAGGAACTGCTGGTGGCGGCGGCCAAGGGCGACGCGGCGGGGGTACGGGACGCCCTGCAGGGCGGCGCCGCCCTGGAGGCCCGCGACAGCCGCGGCCGGACCCCGCTGCTGCTCGCCGCCGCGGCCGACCACGTCGAGTCGGCCGAGGTCCTGGTGAAGGCGGGCGCGGACCCCGACGCCCGGGACTTCCAGCGCGACACCGCGTTCCTGGTCACCGGGTCGACCGGGAGCGTGGCGATGCTCCGGGCGCTGCTCCCGGCGGGGCCGGACCCGTCGCTCACCAACCGGCACGGCGAGGTGGCGCTGATCCCGGCCTGCGCGCGCGGGCACGCGGCCTACGTGCGCGAGGTGCTGCGGCTGGCCCCGATGGAGGTCGACCACGCCGGGCGCAGCGGCCGGACCGGGCTCCTGGAGGCGATCGTGTCGGGCGACGGCTCCCGCCCGTACCGGGAGATCGTCCGGCTGCTGGCCGAGGCTGGCGCGGACGTGAACCTGGCCGACGGCGACGGCGTCTCCGCGCTCCGGCACGCGCTGGACGCGGGACAGGAGGAGATGGCCGCGCTGCTCCGCGACCACGGAGCCCGGTGA
- a CDS encoding SDR family NAD(P)-dependent oxidoreductase → MIEGTGLAGRTAVVTGGAGGIGAAICADLAALGAGVVVADRDLAAAEEVAKTLNGTGHGTSAGQGASAGQGTCAAHRVELDDPADIDRFAAAVGRVDILVHNAGVSIVEPFVDSDPAHWDLMWRVNLRAPMQLTRALLPGMTGNGWGRLIFISSDGARAGSGGEGAYAATKSGLFGLAKTLAREAARAGVTSNVVCPGPTDTPMVRAVSEGHPGLLDRLAKQIPLRRIGRPDDIAGLVAFLCTDRAAYITGQTLSVSGGITMQ, encoded by the coding sequence ATGATCGAGGGGACCGGCCTGGCCGGCCGTACCGCCGTGGTCACCGGCGGCGCCGGAGGCATCGGCGCCGCGATCTGCGCCGACCTGGCCGCGCTGGGGGCGGGCGTCGTCGTCGCCGACCGCGACCTGGCCGCCGCCGAGGAGGTCGCCAAGACCCTGAACGGCACCGGGCACGGGACGTCCGCCGGGCAGGGGGCGTCCGCCGGGCAGGGGACGTGCGCCGCGCACCGGGTGGAGCTGGACGATCCGGCCGACATCGACCGGTTCGCCGCCGCCGTGGGCCGGGTCGACATCCTGGTGCACAACGCGGGGGTCAGCATCGTGGAGCCGTTCGTGGACAGCGACCCCGCCCACTGGGACCTCATGTGGCGCGTCAACCTGCGCGCCCCGATGCAGCTCACCCGCGCGCTGCTGCCCGGCATGACCGGGAACGGCTGGGGGCGCCTGATCTTCATCTCCTCCGACGGCGCGCGCGCCGGATCGGGCGGTGAGGGCGCCTACGCCGCGACCAAGTCGGGACTGTTCGGGCTCGCCAAGACGCTCGCCCGCGAGGCCGCCCGCGCCGGGGTCACCAGCAACGTCGTCTGCCCCGGCCCCACCGACACCCCGATGGTCCGGGCGGTCTCCGAGGGGCACCCCGGGCTGCTGGACAGGCTCGCCAAGCAGATCCCGCTGCGCCGCATCGGCCGCCCGGACGACATCGCGGGCCTCGTCGCCTTCCTCTGCACCGACCGCGCCGCCTACATCACTGGCCAGACCCTGTCGGTCAGCGGCGGCATCACGATGCAGTGA